The following proteins are encoded in a genomic region of uncultured Hyphomonas sp.:
- a CDS encoding efflux RND transporter permease subunit has product MNGIVAWFARNAVAANLLMIVCFVGGIFGYTAMEREMFPIGTFNGATVSMAWPGASPQDVEEQIVTRIEEAVADLDGIKRITSTATEGSGWVNIEGQNDIDMMQFLDEVKLRVDQINNLPQAAFQPQVRRWEQRDQFMGLAIHGKVDGRELKRLGDRVRDDIAQLPGGELAELQGTLDEQVNIEVTEESLRRFGLSFGDVANAIRQSSLNSSGGRIESSTGDVSITTRQLADTKDQFNKIIIRQTTEQGTVRVEDVAEVIDGFVSDKFSAIYDGEPTAFVMIPAPDKMDVVKYTQGFRDYVEQANDPKNGILPQGVKIDILWDDSEAFNDRMNLIMSSALQGAVLVLIVLLLFLRPTVALWVTIGIMTAFGGGILILPYLGVSWNILSTFAVLLVIGVIVDDAIVVGENIHKEVESGRREGIDAAIVGTQMVLKPIVFGVLTTIIAFLPWAFLSGPERQFTQQITFVVVAALVFSIVECMLILPAHLAHMKKQSFDGASGALMRVQRRIADSLLWFANNIYKPTLEFALKFRYATMALFFCLFYLAFSLSSMKFVPFKFMPEIEADLIQVQIEMPDGTPYERLVQVRDQLQAGIEKSEEQTKEEHPEIEDGLIHDASVIAYGTTIRAFVGLAPPEDRPDTIRSKDLAEIVRANVGEIQDAEEINFAFTFNDSDTGIRFALSYEDLNRLREAADVVKTQLATYANVYDIGDNLSSAAEEIQISMKPGAETLGVTLADVSRQLRQAYYGEEVQRLPREGEDVRVMVRLPEEAREDLDSLNSLRVRTADGREIPVTQVADFSYAPGINRIQRRDRMRSVYVFAEVKGEGGRGEIMADMESNFWPEFQKQFPKVKRGEAGGFEEENQFVSEIGRLTLMAIGAMYILLAIAFRSYAQPLLLMMALPFAYAGALFGLWFWDTPMALFSFFGIAAAAGVVINDNLVLIDYVNRRRDEGAGAVQALVDAGVSRFRPILLTSLTTMVGILPLLSQRSVQAQFLKPMLVALGSAVGFAIFISLFLVPAMYVIGAEVKRIFAWTWGGQPFRHIGDGYSGHVTIDEEELIGTSGNSGSPPMAPAE; this is encoded by the coding sequence TGACACGGATCGAGGAAGCCGTGGCCGACCTTGATGGCATCAAGCGTATCACGTCGACGGCGACCGAAGGGTCCGGATGGGTCAATATCGAAGGCCAGAACGACATCGACATGATGCAGTTCCTGGACGAGGTGAAACTCCGCGTCGACCAGATCAACAACCTACCGCAGGCGGCCTTCCAGCCTCAGGTACGGCGGTGGGAACAGCGCGACCAGTTCATGGGCCTGGCCATTCATGGCAAGGTCGATGGCCGGGAACTGAAGCGTCTCGGAGACCGGGTGCGCGATGACATTGCCCAGTTGCCGGGCGGCGAACTGGCCGAACTGCAGGGCACGCTGGACGAACAGGTGAACATCGAAGTCACCGAAGAATCCCTGCGCCGTTTCGGCCTCAGCTTCGGTGATGTGGCGAACGCCATCCGGCAGTCCTCCCTCAACTCGTCCGGCGGCCGGATCGAATCCTCGACCGGTGACGTGTCCATCACAACCCGCCAGCTGGCCGATACGAAGGACCAGTTCAACAAGATCATCATCCGTCAGACCACCGAACAGGGCACCGTCCGCGTGGAGGACGTTGCTGAGGTCATCGACGGTTTCGTGTCCGACAAGTTCAGCGCGATTTATGACGGTGAGCCGACAGCGTTCGTCATGATCCCTGCCCCGGACAAGATGGATGTGGTGAAATACACACAAGGCTTCCGCGATTATGTCGAGCAGGCCAACGATCCCAAGAACGGCATCCTGCCTCAGGGCGTGAAGATCGATATCCTCTGGGACGATTCCGAGGCCTTCAACGACCGCATGAACCTGATCATGTCGTCTGCACTGCAGGGTGCGGTGCTGGTGCTGATCGTGCTGTTGTTGTTCCTCCGCCCCACGGTGGCCCTCTGGGTCACGATCGGCATCATGACGGCATTTGGCGGCGGCATCCTGATCCTGCCGTATCTGGGCGTATCCTGGAACATTCTCTCCACCTTTGCCGTACTGCTGGTCATCGGGGTGATCGTCGATGATGCCATCGTCGTGGGGGAGAACATCCACAAGGAAGTCGAAAGCGGACGGCGAGAAGGCATTGATGCCGCCATTGTCGGCACCCAGATGGTTCTGAAACCGATCGTCTTCGGCGTCCTCACCACGATCATCGCCTTCCTTCCCTGGGCCTTCCTCAGCGGACCGGAACGGCAGTTTACCCAGCAGATCACGTTCGTGGTGGTCGCTGCCCTGGTTTTCTCCATCGTCGAGTGCATGCTGATCCTGCCGGCACACCTTGCACACATGAAGAAGCAGAGCTTTGACGGTGCCAGCGGCGCCTTGATGAGAGTCCAGCGGCGGATTGCGGACAGCCTGCTTTGGTTTGCCAACAACATCTACAAGCCGACGCTCGAATTCGCGCTGAAGTTCCGGTACGCAACCATGGCGCTCTTCTTCTGCCTGTTCTACCTGGCCTTCAGCTTGTCCAGCATGAAGTTCGTCCCCTTCAAATTCATGCCGGAGATCGAAGCCGACCTGATCCAGGTCCAGATCGAAATGCCTGACGGCACGCCCTATGAGCGTCTCGTCCAGGTCCGCGACCAGCTCCAGGCCGGCATTGAGAAGAGCGAAGAACAAACCAAGGAAGAGCATCCCGAAATCGAGGATGGCCTGATCCACGATGCATCCGTCATCGCCTACGGCACGACCATCCGCGCCTTTGTCGGCCTGGCCCCGCCGGAGGACCGCCCGGATACGATCCGCTCCAAGGATCTCGCCGAAATCGTGCGCGCCAATGTCGGCGAAATCCAGGATGCCGAAGAGATCAATTTTGCCTTCACGTTCAATGACAGCGATACCGGTATCCGGTTCGCCCTCAGCTACGAAGACCTGAACCGCCTGCGCGAAGCGGCCGATGTCGTGAAAACGCAGCTGGCGACCTATGCCAACGTCTACGATATCGGTGACAACCTCTCGTCGGCCGCCGAAGAAATCCAGATCAGCATGAAGCCCGGCGCCGAAACGCTTGGTGTCACGCTGGCCGACGTCTCCCGGCAACTGCGCCAGGCCTATTATGGCGAAGAAGTGCAGCGCCTCCCGCGCGAGGGTGAAGATGTCCGCGTCATGGTGCGCCTGCCGGAAGAGGCCCGTGAGGATCTCGATAGCCTCAATTCACTCCGTGTCCGCACCGCTGATGGCCGTGAGATTCCAGTCACACAGGTGGCCGACTTCTCCTATGCGCCAGGCATCAACCGCATCCAGAGACGCGACCGCATGCGCTCGGTCTATGTCTTTGCCGAAGTCAAAGGTGAAGGCGGCCGTGGTGAGATCATGGCGGACATGGAATCCAATTTCTGGCCGGAATTCCAGAAGCAGTTCCCGAAAGTGAAACGCGGCGAGGCTGGCGGTTTCGAGGAAGAAAACCAGTTCGTCAGCGAGATTGGCCGGCTGACCCTGATGGCGATTGGCGCGATGTACATCCTGCTGGCAATTGCCTTCCGGTCCTACGCCCAACCGCTGCTGCTGATGATGGCCCTGCCCTTCGCGTATGCCGGCGCACTGTTTGGCCTGTGGTTCTGGGATACGCCGATGGCTCTCTTCTCCTTCTTTGGGATCGCGGCCGCCGCGGGGGTCGTGATCAACGACAACCTAGTCCTGATCGACTACGTCAACAGGCGGAGAGACGAAGGCGCGGGCGCGGTACAGGCCCTGGTCGACGCCGGTGTCTCGCGCTTCCGCCCGATCCTCCTCACATCGCTGACCACCATGGTGGGCATCCTCCCCCTGCTGTCGCAGCGGTCCGTGCAGGCCCAGTTCCTGAAACCGATGCTGGTTGCGCTCGGCTCGGCCGTCGGGTTCGCGATCTTCATCTCGCTGTTCCTGGTGCCCGCAATGTATGTCATCGGCGCCGAGGTGAAACGCATTTTCGCCTGGACCTGGGGCGGACAGCCGTTCCGGCACATCGGCGATGGATATTCCGGTCACGTCACGATCGACGAGGAAGAATTGATCGGAACGAGCGGAAACAGCGGCAGTCCGCCTATGGCACCGGCGGAGTGA